The following proteins are encoded in a genomic region of Amyelois transitella isolate CPQ chromosome 14, ilAmyTran1.1, whole genome shotgun sequence:
- the LOC106130840 gene encoding odorant receptor Or2-like encodes MIKNFLNTLEDPERPLLGPNYKFLIKMGMLFPKNKLGRFFFYFLPHPVAVITAAATFELYCVRTDLNTVLNNLKFSTLGLVILAKVKIFIFGQERWRKIIEYVTEADKYERLTCDEIRGRIIEKYTKFGRLVTYIHVVMTGLTFIAITASPMLLYSSKTLRNNIRNGTAPFPHIVSMWTPFDKNQFPGIVILITYQTLGALWATGFMPACDSIILVTMLFFGGKLELLRERSKQMLGTDGKGISDEAANRITGELHDAHVLLMEHMKMLNTIVSPVMFTYVFVCSLMICASMFQVVNATTTFEKFILLQYLIFAIAQLFLFCWFSSELQRKNELVMLGPYECQWWAANARQRKNVMILAGQFSKVFIFTAGPFSNLSLELFVSVVKGAYSFYTLLRD; translated from the exons atgattaaaaattttttgaatactTTAGAAGATCCAGAGCGACCTCTTCTAGGTCCAAactataagtttttaataaaaatgggcATGCTATTTCCGAAAAACAAACTaggcagattttttttctattttttgccACATCCAGTCGCAGTTATCACTGCGGCAGCAACTTTCGAGTTGTATTGCGTGAGAACAGATCTTAATACAGTATTGAACAATCTTAAATTTAGCACGCTTGGGCTTGTGATTTTGGCTAAggttaaaatattcatatttggGCAAGAACGATGGCGTAAGATCATCGAATATGTAACTGAAGCTGACAAATACGAGCGGTTGACGTGTGATGAAATAAGAGGTAGAATCatagaaaaatatactaaattCGGTCGACTtgttacatatattcacgtagTTATGACGGGGTTGACTTTCATCGCAATTACCGCATCTCCTATGTTACTTTATTCTTCGAAAACACTAAGGAATAATATACGTAATGGAACTGCACCATTTCCCCATATTGTAAGTATGTGGACGCCGTTTGACAAAAATCAGTTTCCTGGTATTGTAATACTCATCACCTACCAGACTCTCGGAGCTCTGTGGGCGACTGGATTCATGCCGGCATGCGACTCCATAATTTTAGTCACAATGTTATTCTTTGGAGGGAAATTGGAATTATTGCGAGAAAGAAGCAAACAGATGCTGGGAACGGACGGTAAAGGGATCTCAGATGAAGCAGCTAATAGAATAACTGGTGAACTTCATGATGCACACGTATTGCTTATGga ACATATGAAGATGCTAAATACTATAGTATCGCCGGTCATGTTCACATATGTTTTCGTCTGTTCCTTGATGATCTGTGCCAGTATGTTCCAAGTTGTT AATGCAACAACAACGTTTGAGAAGTTTATTTTGCTGCAATATCTGATCTTCGCCATAGCACAGCTGTTTCTCTTCTGCTGGTTCAGCAGCGAACTACAAAGAAAA AATGAACTAGTCATGCTCGGCCCCTACGAATGCCAGTGGTGGGCGGCTAATGCACGGCAGCGGAAGAACGTGATGATACTGGCTGGGCAATTCAGCAAAGTCTTCATCTTCACTGCAGGGCCATTCTCGAACCTCTCTTTGGAATTGTTTGTTTCG gtcgtaaaaggcgcaTACAGCTTCTATACTTTGTTGCGTGACTAG